The following proteins come from a genomic window of Vicia villosa cultivar HV-30 ecotype Madison, WI unplaced genomic scaffold, Vvil1.0 ctg.004731F_1_1, whole genome shotgun sequence:
- the LOC131642262 gene encoding peroxisomal and mitochondrial division factor 1-like, translating to MAESTGKGSKKKISALEQERDELASENAKKDEEINKMKEEIEKLRKDSEDSTAPLEAETTRLRKEVAETKVEIEKLRKILEEKENKIDIIENEGKELRQENGEMEMKVRELERKIGVSEMREAEENSKRVRVEEEMKEKVDEKSRKVEELENLVGEKKIEIEKWLKENINLEEKVRVLEFSLMNMNMKENNGMEMSWPIVAAGSVGGMAMVAVLIRFLFGRKR from the coding sequence ATGGCGGAATCCACCGGCAAGGGATCCAAAAAGAAAATCTCAGCTTTGGAACAGGAGCGAGACGAGTTAGCATCGGAGAACGCAAAGAAGGACGAGGAGATCAATAAAATGAAGGAGGAGATCGAGAAACTACGCAAGGATTCGGAGGATTCAACAGCTCCGTTGGAGGCAGAAACTACAAGGCTCCGAAAAGAAGTGGCGGAAACAAAAGTGGAGATAGAGAAACTAAGGAAGATtctagaagaaaaagaaaacaagattGATATAATTGAAAATGAAGGAAAGGAGTTGAGACAAGAGAATGGTGAGATGGAAATGAAGGTTAGGGAGTTGGAGAGGAAGATTGGAGTTAGTGAAATGAGAGAAGCTGAAGAGAAtagtaagagagttagggttGAGGAAGAGATGAAGGAGAAAGTTGATGAAAAAAGTAGAAAGGTTGAGGAATTGGAGAATTTGGttggagagaaaaaaattgagatagAAAAATGGTTAAAAGAGAATATAAATTTGGAAGAGAAAGTTAGGGTTTTGGAATTTAGTTtgatgaatatgaatatgaaggAGAATAATGGGATGGAGATGAGTTGGCCTATTGTGGCAGCTGGATCTGTAGGAGGGATGGCTATGGTGGCGGTTTTGATACGTTTCTTGTTTGGGAGAAAGAGATGA
- the LOC131642263 gene encoding uncharacterized protein LOC131642263, which translates to MSQSSPSKKSSPPSETASGSRAPNVVSDQDVVLNVVPLNTVPATDPGREGSAYVHNAIAGIVTRILNEGHKVDGISVPLAQIPASENSKDDQDDQDDASKDQDDVETYVNNNDETPGAKDVETSEAINVETSGTKDAEILEPEKAEEVPVAPSKETLNEGPTVHDVVNLDDLDDSIDIADDELISSISHRVKTRKGKQVCDQDFSKPQVTHQKKVTIKKIKKVLAEPSTTGSKIAVKKRTERSVSAPEDDVLSDEFIVNLSQDCGDGRTDDFHKVYVRRKCIDFSPAVINLYLGRDAEAQPELEVTDNEVCNVITGGKVKKWPIKSKLSASLLNGRYALLHKIGAANWVPTNHTSTIVVGLGKFIYVVGTKTKFDYGTYIFDQTMRHAGTSATKLPIAFPSLICGIILKQHPGILKSKDYVCKRESALSFHYKLL; encoded by the exons ATGTCTCAGAGTTCTCCCTCAAAGAAATCGTCTCCTCcctctgaaacagcatcaggATCTAGGGCACCAAATGTGGTGAGTGATCAAGATGTTGTGTTGAATGTTGTGCCATTGAACACTGTTCCTGCTACCGATCCT GGTAGAGAGGGCTCTGCTTATGTTCACAATGCGATCGCAGGTATTGTcacaagaatcttgaatgaagggcacaaGGTTGATGGAATatctgttcctctagcccaaatTCCTGCCTCTGAGAACAGCaaagatgatcaagatgatcAAGATGATGCTAGCAAAGATCAGGATGATGTTGAGACATATGTTAATAACAATGATGAGACCCCTGGTGccaaagatgttgagacatctgaagctatcaatgttgaaaCATCTGGTACTAAAGATGCTGAGATTCTTGAACCTGAGAAAGCTGaagaggttcctgttgctccttctaaagaaactcttaatgaaggcCCTACTGTGCATGATGTGGTGAATCTGGATGATCTGGATGATTCTATTGACATTGCTGATGATGAGCTCATCTCTAGCATCTCTCATAGAGTCAAGACTCGTAAGGGCAAACAGGTTTGTGATCAAGATTTCTCCAAACCTCAAGTTACTCATCAAAAGAAGGTCACTATAAAGAAGATCAAGAAGGTCCTTGCTGAACCTTCAACCACTGGGAGCAAGATTGCTGTGAAGAAGAGGACGGAAAGAAGTGTTTCTGCCCCTGAAGACGATGTcttaagtgat GAATTTATTGTGAATTTGTCTCAAGATTGTGGTGATGGAAGAACTGATGATTTTCATAAGGTGTATGTTAGAAGAAAGTGTATAGATTTTTCCCCTGCTGTTATCAACCTATATCTAGGTAGAGATGCtgaggctcaacctgagcttgaagtaactgaCAATGAAGTATGCAATGTTATCACTGGTGGTAAGGTCAAGAAATGGCCCATAAAGAGTAAATTGTCTGCTAGTCTCTTGAATGGCAGGTATGCCTTGCTGCACAAAATTGGTGCTGCAAACTGGGTGCCTACCAATCACACTTCTACCATTGTTGTTGGCCTAGGTAAATTCATTTATGTTGTGGGAACCAAGACAAAATTTGACTATGGGACCTACATATTTGATCAAACTATGAGGCATGCTGGTACCTCTGCTACCAAGCTCCCCATTGCATTCCCATCCCTGATATGTGGGATAATCCTCAAGCAACACCCTGGAATTCTGAAAAGTAAAGATTATGTATGTAAGCGGGAGAGTGCTTTGtcttttcactacaagctgctcTAG